The Schizosaccharomyces pombe strain 972h- genome assembly, chromosome: I genome contains a region encoding:
- the vht1 gene encoding plasma membrane vitamin H transmembrane transporter Vht1 yields MASEWPETSRASSVEENPKLNIPEIVESVSDSKPSLKNQFSTTVIDSSDLNVFNDGAETTVKEQEFTSSELRRLQKLRLKMDLRIIPCLWILYFLSCCLRFTVSLSFTMNTAQGHSLIQTLSGYSAHYLALGLALFYVGYIIFEVPSNLMMAFIEPRIWVSRIQLTIGVVGACHAVLGTKHGNAQSYVALRFFLGVAESGLWPGLAYYMSRWYRGKHLGKRIGWYYTAAQIAAAAVSLVSAGFQKMDGARGLYGYQWMFLIWGVVAIAQALSIPWWLPAVASKEHRKSLSSFIPLPKWMKTLSPQRIGFLTPADKSLHSRYIAEMNVGKRWQWSDLLKSCLDLRVWPFILMYFGIVGVGNGIFNYCTLIIEEINPSFSGIDISLLNAPIWLADALGIVTVMPLYDRFHKKFSFFTGSCLIIIAGLAVANYAPRAWSRYGGLLMIGFGLGPTVPICMAWCSASMAKTYGDVGVASSLALVTGLGNLGSVVTTYALYSGWPGDPTFRKSNDVCIALIGVSIIACGIEFLLDKTGFGQFNASFNNHDHEVEDEQEMTDIKPALPSSQQADA; encoded by the coding sequence atgGCTTCAGAATGGCCTGAAACATCGAGGGCCTCCTCAGTTGAGGAGAATCCCAAACTTAATATTCCTGAAATTGTCGAAAGCGTATCAGATTCAAAGCCCTCATTGAAGAATCAATTTTCGACGACAGTAATCGATTCGTCTGATCTCAATGTTTTTAACGATGGTGCGGAAACGACGGTAAAAGAGCAAGAATTTACTAGTAGCGAATTGCGAAGGTTACAGAAATTAAGATTGAAAATGGACCTTCGTATCATTCCATGTCTTTGgattctttactttttgtcTTGTTGTCTTCGTTTTACTGTCTCACTTTCGTTTACCATGAATACGGCTCAGGGCCACAGTCTTATTCAAACACTTTCTGGCTACTCAGCTCACTATCTCGCCTTGGGTTTGGCGTTGTTTTACGTTGGCtacattatttttgagGTGCCCTCCAACTTGATGATGGCATTTATCGAGCCCCGAATTTGGGTGTCTCGTATCCAACTCACCATTGGTGTTGTTGGTGCTTGCCATGCAGTTTTGGGAACGAAACATGGTAATGCGCAAAGTTATGTCGCTTTACGTTTCTTCTTAGGTGTCGCTGAATCCGGCTTATGGCCCGGCTTGGCTTACTACATGAGCCGTTGGTATAGGGGCAAGCACTTGGGTAAACGTATTGGTTGGTATTATACGGCTGCTCAAATTGCAGCAGCAGCCGTCAGTTTGGTTTCAGCTGGTTTCCAAAAGATGGATGGCGCTCGCGGCTTGTATGGATACCAGTGGATGTTCCTTATCTGGGGAGTCGTTGCTATTGCCCAAGCATTATCCATTCCCTGGTGGTTGCCGGCAGTTGCTTCAAAGGAGCATAGAAAGTCGCTTAGCTCGTTTATTCCCTTACCCAAATGGATGAAAACTTTGTCTCCTCAGAGAATTGGCTTCCTCACGCCTGCCGACAAATCCCTTCATTCTAGATACATTGCAGAGATGAATGTTGGTAAGCGGTGGCAATGGTCTGATTTGCTAAAGTCTTGCTTGGATCTCCGCGTATGGCCTTTTATTCTCATGTACTTTGGTATCGTCGGTGTGGGTAATGGTATCTTCAACTATTGTACTTTGATTATTGAAGAGATTAACCCCAGTTTTTCCGGTATCGATATCTCGTTGTTGAATGCTCCTATTTGGCTTGCCGACGCTTTGGGCATTGTCACTGTTATGCCATTGTACGACAGATTCCATAAGAAGTTTTCCTTCTTCACGGGATCCTGTTTGATCATCATCGCCGGCCTTGCCGTTGCTAACTACGCTCCTCGTGCCTGGTCACGCTATGGTGGTTTACTCATGATTGGATTTGGTCTTGGTCCAACCGTTCCCATTTGTATGGCCTGGTGCTCCGCCTCCATGGCCAAAACCTATGGCGATGTAGGCGTGGCTTCCAGCTTGGCCCTCGTGACGGGTTTGGGCAATTTGGGATCTGTCGTTACGACATATGCTCTTTACAGTGGCTGGCCTGGTGATCCTACCTTCCGTAAAAGTAATGATGTCTGCATTGCATTGATCGGTGTCTCCATAATAGCGTGTGGTATTGAATTTTTGCTGGATAAGACTGGATTCGGTCAATTCAACGCTAGTTTTAACAACCATGATCATGAGGTGGAAGACGAGCAAGAGATGACCGATATTAAGCCCGCGCTTCCTTCTTCCCAACAGGCTGACGCTTGA